GGCATCTTCGAGGCCCAGACCTCCTCATCGAGGGCCAGGGTCCTTTCGGTCGTGCCCCTGACCTTCCTCTCCTCCTCTATCTTCAGTATCCCTTGCTTGAGCAGGGTGTTAACGTGGCGGTATATTGTGGGTGCCGGAACGTCATCCATGTGATCGGCGAGTTGTCTTGTGGTCGCCGTTCCATTGATCTGGAGGTACTGGACTATTCTCAGTCTGATCGGGTTCGAGAGGATGTCTTCAAGGCCCATGATATCACATAATTATCATATTTGATAATATTATTACTAACGATAATAAATATAAATCTATCGTACAACGTCAGAATAATACCAATAGGCTGTCAGATGCTGTGCCTGAGAAACAATATCAGTGATGATGCTTGTCGCTTCTGCCCTTCAAGCCCGGAGGAACGTATTTTCCGAATCTTTTTGCGTATCCAATATGGATCTTGATGTTCATCAG
The window above is part of the Thermoplasmata archaeon genome. Proteins encoded here:
- a CDS encoding ArsR family transcriptional regulator; this translates as MGLEDILSNPIRLRIVQYLQINGTATTRQLADHMDDVPAPTIYRHVNTLLKQGILKIEEERKVRGTTERTLALDEEVWASKMP